The DNA sequence CTTGCCGGCACCGTTCGGACCCACGAACCCGACGATGCGTCCCTCGGGGACGGTGAACGAGACATCGTCGAGCGCCACGAGGTCGCCGAACGTGCGGCGCAGACCCGTCAGCTCGAGCATGCGGACATCATCGGCACGGGCACGCACGCCAGCTTAGGGACGCAGCCCGTGAACGTCGGGATGCCGCCGGGTCAGTCGGTGTCCGACACGTCGACGATGTGGCGGATCCAGTCCGCGCGGGCAACGGCGTCGAGCAGGGCCGACGCGAAGTTCCCGCGGGCGATCGATCCCCCTGGGGCCCTGGCATCCACGACGACTTCGTAGGAGCTCACCGGGGGCGTCTCCGTGAGCAGCGGGGTCGACACCACGGTCCACTCCAGATCGCTCGCCCCGAGCGTGGCCAACGCCTCGCGGTGCTCCAGGGAAACGGCGGCGTACGGTCCTTCGAGCTCGTCATCGTCGAGGACCCGCGAGTTCGCCGAGATCACAAGGCGGCGCAGCTCTGCCCGGCGCATCGAGCGGACGAGGCTGCCGATCGCCTCGGAGTACACCGATCCGGGGGCGGGACCGTTCGGCCCCATGGCAGAGATCGCCGCCTCGACGTCGCGGAGCGCCGAGGCCACGGCGGCCTCGTTCCGCGCGTCGCCGGTGACCACCCGGTCCACAGGGCCGAGCGAGCCCCCGGCGGGGGTGGAACGGGCGAACGCGGTCACGGAGTGACCGCGTTCGAGCGCCCGTGCCACGAGGAGGCGACCGGTCCGACCGGTCGCCCCGAACACCGCGAGCTTCACGCGGCGGACACTCCCGCTTCCTCGGGCGCCGCCTCACGGCGCAACGCCACCGCGAGCACCCGGTCGATGCTCTCCGCGACGTGGAACGTCATCAGCTCCCGCACTGCTTCGGGCACGTCGTCGAGGTCGCCCTCGTTGCGCTTCGGCACGATCACCTCGGTGAGTCCGGCACGGTGGGCCGCCAGCACCTTCTGCTTCAGCCCGCCGATCGGGAGCACCCGTCCCTGCAGGGTGACCTCGCCGGTCATGCCGACCTCGGCGCGCACCGGGGTGTCGGTGAGCAGCGACACCAACGCGGTGGTCATCGTGACGCCTGCGCTCGGACCGTCCTTGGGGACGGCGCCGGCGGGCACGTGCACGTGGAAGCGCCCACGCAGGCGCTCCGGCGCGATGCCGAGCCCCTCGGCGTGCGATCGCACGTAGCTGAGCGCGATCTGCGCCGACTCTTTCATCACGTCGCCGAGCTGGCCGGTGAGGGTCAAGCCGTCCGGCGCGTCACCATCGGCCTCACGCGATGCCTCGATGAACAGCACGTCGCCGCCGACCCCGGTGACCGCGAGACCCGTCGCGACGCCCGGAACCGCCGTGCGCTCGGCCGCTTCGAAGAAGAACTTCTGACGGCCGAGGTACTCCCGCACATCGGCGGCGTCGATCGTGATCGGCGCCCTGGCGTCACCCGCCGCGATCCTCGTCGCGATCTTCCGAAGCGCCTTGCCGAGCTCGCGCTCGAGGTTGCGTACGCCGGCTTCCCGCGTGTAGTCGCCCACGATCGTGCGCAGGGCGTCGTCGGTGAAGACGACCTCGTCCTCGCGCAGGCCGTTGCGCTCGCGTTGACGGCCGACGAGGTGGTGCTTCGCGATCGCGACCTTCTCGTCCTCGGTGTAGCCGTCGATGCGGATCACCTCCATGCGGTCGAACAGCGGGCCGGGGATCGTCTCCGCCACGTTGGCCGTCGTGATGAACAGCACCTCCGACAGGTCGA is a window from the Actinomycetota bacterium genome containing:
- a CDS encoding ATP-binding cassette domain-containing protein: MLELTGLRRTFGDLVALDDVSFTVPEGRIVGFVGPNGAGKTTAMRIALGVLTPDAGSVRWRDEPVDARVRRRFG
- a CDS encoding NAD(P)H-binding protein, producing MKLAVFGATGRTGRLLVARALERGHSVTAFARSTPAGGSLGPVDRVVTGDARNEAAVASALRDVEAAISAMGPNGPAPGSVYSEAIGSLVRSMRRAELRRLVISANSRVLDDDELEGPYAAVSLEHREALATLGASDLEWTVVSTPLLTETPPVSSYEVVVDARAPGGSIARGNFASALLDAVARADWIRHIVDVSDTD